The following proteins are co-located in the Heliorestis convoluta genome:
- the hcp gene encoding hydroxylamine reductase → MHCYQCSQTPKGGCTSKIGVCGKNEDVAALQDTIIFGLKGVAAYATHARELGYTDSEVDAITQEALYLTLTNSNFNVQEHIAMALRVGHGTVKVMDLLDRAHTEKLGVPQPAVVSSDKIEGKCIVVTGHNLFALEELLKQTEGKGINIYTHSEMLPAHGYPALKKYSHLKGNIGKAWYDQRQLFENFPGAILATTNCVMPIKGSYADRFFTYGVTGLEGAAKIENNNFAPLIEKALSLPAASVDSSKTMLTGFHHETVLGLADKVIAAVKAGKIKRFFVIAGCDKPGKGGEYYRELALSVPKDCVILTTSCGKFRFNDHDFGDIDGIPRYIDLGQCNNSGSAVKIAVALAEAFGCSVNDLPVSIVLSWFEQKAVAILLGLFSLGVKNIYVGPNPPEFITPGVLKVLQDNFNLQLTGNAQEDLKAMLGNGSAVKVGPTSWNDKLKNLLSRF, encoded by the coding sequence ATGCATTGCTATCAATGTTCACAAACACCCAAAGGCGGTTGCACCAGCAAAATCGGCGTCTGTGGAAAAAATGAAGATGTAGCAGCCTTACAAGATACAATTATTTTTGGCCTCAAAGGCGTTGCCGCCTATGCAACCCATGCTCGTGAGCTCGGCTACACAGACTCAGAAGTAGATGCTATTACCCAAGAAGCACTCTACCTAACCTTAACAAACTCCAACTTTAATGTGCAAGAGCATATCGCCATGGCCCTTCGCGTCGGCCACGGAACCGTGAAAGTCATGGATCTGCTTGATAGAGCCCACACAGAAAAACTGGGCGTACCACAACCGGCTGTTGTCAGCTCTGACAAAATCGAAGGAAAATGTATTGTTGTTACGGGCCATAACCTTTTTGCTTTAGAAGAACTGCTCAAGCAAACAGAAGGCAAAGGCATCAACATTTACACCCACTCGGAAATGCTTCCAGCCCACGGCTATCCAGCTTTGAAAAAATACAGCCACCTAAAAGGAAACATCGGCAAAGCTTGGTATGACCAGCGTCAACTATTCGAAAACTTCCCGGGTGCTATCTTAGCAACAACCAACTGTGTAATGCCTATTAAAGGCAGCTACGCCGACCGTTTCTTCACCTACGGCGTCACAGGCTTAGAAGGTGCAGCCAAGATCGAAAACAACAACTTTGCACCACTAATTGAAAAAGCCCTTTCCTTACCGGCTGCCTCTGTTGATTCCAGCAAAACAATGCTCACAGGTTTCCACCATGAAACAGTCTTAGGCTTAGCAGACAAAGTCATTGCTGCTGTCAAAGCAGGCAAAATCAAGCGCTTCTTCGTCATCGCTGGTTGTGACAAGCCTGGTAAAGGCGGCGAATACTACCGTGAACTCGCTCTTTCCGTACCAAAAGACTGTGTCATCCTCACCACCTCCTGTGGTAAATTCCGCTTCAACGACCACGACTTCGGCGACATTGACGGCATTCCTCGTTACATTGACCTCGGACAATGTAACAACTCCGGCTCTGCTGTAAAAATCGCCGTAGCGCTAGCAGAAGCCTTCGGATGCTCCGTCAACGACCTACCTGTCAGCATCGTCCTATCTTGGTTCGAACAAAAAGCCGTCGCCATCTTACTAGGCCTCTTCAGCCTCGGCGTCAAAAATATCTACGTCGGCCCCAACCCACCAGAATTCATTACCCCAGGCGTACTCAAAGTTCTACAAGACAACTTTAACTTGCAACTAACAGGCAATGCCCAAGAAGACCTGAAAGCCATGCTCGGCAACGGTTCTGCCGTAAAAGTAGGTCCTACTTCTTGGAACGACAAGCTCAAGAACCTCCTTTCCCGTTTCTAA
- the acsA gene encoding acetate--CoA ligase, producing MQGELIPVFPGDNNLKNYEEARANFNWEDVEKEFSWYRTGKVNIAYEAVDRNVLEKGLGDKVALYYSDPARNEAVTYRQMMERSNQFANVLKKYGINKGERVFIFMPRSPELYASFLGIIKTGCIAGPLFEAFMEVAVRDRLGDAEAVAIITTPALRNRIPKDQLPHLKHIFMVGVPEEGLGEGEIDWHAEMEQASTEFDIEWVDREDPMLLLYTSGSTGKPKGVLHVHNGMIQHYQTGKWILDLKEDDIYWCTADPGWVTGISYGVWAPYLNGVSSVVRGGRFKPADWYKTLEENKVTVWYSAPTAFRMLMAAGDDLVKEHDISSVRHVLSVGEPLNPEVVRWGMKVFDRRIHDNWWMTETGGQIISNYPCMPVKPGSMGKPFPGIEAAIIDDKGNVLPPLQMGNLAVRKGWPSMMRKIWKNEAKYNEYFKIEGWYVSGDSAYMDEEGYFWFQGRIDDVINTSGERVGPFEVESKLVEHPAVGEAGVIGKPDPVRGEIIKAFISLREGYTWSEELQAEIVDFVKKGLAAHAAPREIEVRDKLPKTRSGKIMRRVLKAWELGLPTGDLSTMED from the coding sequence ATGCAAGGAGAACTGATCCCTGTTTTTCCGGGTGATAACAACCTGAAAAACTACGAAGAAGCCCGGGCGAATTTTAATTGGGAAGACGTAGAGAAAGAGTTTTCCTGGTACAGGACGGGTAAAGTCAATATCGCTTATGAGGCCGTTGATCGCAACGTGCTGGAAAAAGGTTTAGGCGATAAGGTGGCACTGTACTACTCAGACCCTGCTCGCAACGAAGCAGTTACGTATCGCCAGATGATGGAAAGGTCCAACCAATTTGCCAATGTACTCAAGAAGTATGGCATTAATAAAGGCGAACGCGTCTTTATCTTCATGCCTCGTAGTCCTGAGTTGTACGCTTCTTTCTTGGGTATTATTAAGACAGGCTGTATTGCTGGACCACTTTTTGAGGCATTTATGGAAGTGGCCGTTCGGGACCGTCTTGGTGATGCAGAAGCAGTCGCTATTATTACAACACCAGCACTGCGCAACCGTATCCCCAAAGATCAATTGCCTCACTTAAAGCACATCTTCATGGTTGGCGTACCTGAAGAAGGTCTCGGTGAAGGCGAAATCGATTGGCACGCTGAAATGGAACAAGCTTCAACTGAATTTGACATCGAGTGGGTCGATCGTGAAGATCCCATGTTGCTGCTCTATACTTCTGGATCAACAGGTAAACCAAAAGGCGTGCTTCACGTACATAACGGCATGATTCAGCATTATCAGACAGGCAAATGGATTCTGGATCTGAAAGAAGACGATATTTACTGGTGTACTGCCGATCCTGGCTGGGTTACCGGTATTTCCTACGGTGTATGGGCCCCTTACCTCAATGGCGTTTCTTCCGTTGTTCGCGGTGGACGTTTTAAGCCTGCTGATTGGTACAAGACCCTTGAAGAGAACAAAGTCACTGTTTGGTACAGTGCACCCACAGCATTTCGTATGTTAATGGCTGCTGGTGACGATCTGGTAAAAGAGCATGATATTTCCAGTGTTCGTCACGTTCTGTCCGTCGGTGAGCCTTTGAACCCTGAAGTGGTACGTTGGGGTATGAAAGTATTTGATCGCCGCATTCACGATAACTGGTGGATGACTGAGACAGGTGGTCAAATTATTTCTAACTACCCTTGTATGCCTGTCAAGCCTGGCTCCATGGGTAAGCCTTTCCCTGGCATCGAAGCTGCTATCATTGATGATAAAGGCAATGTATTGCCTCCATTACAGATGGGTAACTTGGCCGTTCGCAAAGGCTGGCCTTCCATGATGCGTAAAATCTGGAAGAACGAAGCTAAGTACAACGAGTACTTCAAAATTGAAGGCTGGTATGTATCTGGTGACTCTGCTTACATGGATGAGGAAGGTTACTTCTGGTTCCAAGGTCGTATCGATGACGTTATTAACACTTCTGGTGAGCGCGTCGGTCCCTTTGAAGTAGAGTCTAAGCTGGTAGAGCATCCTGCCGTCGGTGAAGCCGGCGTTATTGGTAAGCCTGATCCTGTTCGCGGTGAAATCATTAAAGCTTTCATCTCTCTTCGCGAAGGTTATACTTGGTCTGAAGAGTTACAAGCTGAAATTGTTGACTTCGTGAAAAAAGGTCTGGCAGCTCACGCAGCACCTAGAGAAATTGAAGTTCGTGATAAGCTTCCTAAGACTCGCTCTGGTAAGATTATGCGCCGCGTTCTCAAAGCTTGGGAACTGGGCCTACCTACAGGCGATCTTTCCACAATGGAAGACTAA
- a CDS encoding RrF2 family transcriptional regulator — protein MEITRKAEYAITALLDLALLPEGEFTLSKEIARRQGIPSNFLPQIMATLSRKGWVEATRGAGGGVRLSVDPATISLQAVIEVIEGPIAINKCLVGAGICQNQSACPLHNVWSRAQAAMLQVLGETTVADLVTSKKVLLEIIEKEKQ, from the coding sequence GTGGAAATTACCCGTAAAGCAGAATACGCCATCACAGCCTTACTCGACTTGGCTTTGTTACCGGAAGGAGAATTTACCCTTTCCAAAGAAATAGCCAGACGGCAAGGCATTCCCAGCAACTTTCTTCCCCAGATCATGGCCACCTTAAGTCGCAAAGGCTGGGTAGAAGCCACAAGAGGCGCTGGCGGTGGTGTCCGACTTTCCGTAGACCCGGCGACCATTTCACTGCAAGCTGTCATAGAAGTCATCGAGGGGCCCATTGCCATTAACAAGTGCCTCGTTGGAGCTGGCATATGCCAGAACCAGAGCGCCTGCCCACTGCACAACGTCTGGTCTCGAGCCCAAGCAGCCATGTTACAAGTCTTAGGTGAAACAACAGTAGCCGATCTCGTCACGTCCAAAAAAGTCTTGTTAGAAATCATAGAAAAAGAAAAACAGTAG
- a CDS encoding DEAD/DEAH box helicase: MKKNKSNRFGPKKRKQRSTPLDVITTKGQKAKNSPQEWPTSEEGHRYVKAIARDLNLFRRTYRLKKVQKPPHSNPQNPLFKGLQLDDFQVQAVQYLDQGQDCLVAAHTGNGKTLIADYLVDKAMQEGRQVFYTAPIKALSNQKYRDYCSAYGEESVGLLTGDHQINRLASIIVMTTEIFRNMLIEKDVPPALSHVVFDEIHYLNDPERGAVWEECLILLPPQVRLLGLSATVPNIDEIAQWLSHVHNRPVPVVKYLHRHVPLEHFYYQKDIGLGTSSQMISFWNEMQEPPKDLAEQKLREKKMGRHGLIGMTSHRYLIACLASMELIPAIYFLFSRAGCEQAANDWRGYTFLSLQDQEKAETTLTQIEEKLGSALINSTTWTTMRDLLVRGIAFHHAGLPPIVKQAVEEAFGRAIVRVLYATETFAVGINYPVKTVCIDSTTKFDGKSFRVMTGTEYHQMAGRAGRRGMDDRAW; the protein is encoded by the coding sequence TTGAAGAAAAATAAAAGCAACCGATTCGGTCCTAAAAAACGCAAGCAGCGCAGTACGCCCCTAGACGTAATCACCACGAAAGGACAAAAAGCAAAAAACTCCCCCCAGGAATGGCCTACGTCAGAAGAAGGGCATCGATATGTCAAAGCCATTGCGCGAGATCTCAATCTCTTTCGCCGCACCTACCGGCTAAAAAAAGTGCAGAAGCCACCTCATTCTAACCCGCAAAATCCCCTTTTTAAAGGACTACAACTCGATGATTTTCAAGTTCAAGCCGTTCAATACTTAGACCAGGGACAGGATTGTCTGGTAGCGGCGCACACAGGCAATGGAAAAACGTTAATCGCCGACTACCTTGTTGACAAGGCCATGCAAGAAGGCCGACAAGTTTTTTATACAGCGCCCATCAAAGCCTTATCGAATCAAAAATATCGTGATTACTGCAGTGCCTACGGAGAAGAAAGTGTAGGACTGCTCACAGGCGACCACCAGATCAATCGCCTAGCTTCGATTATCGTCATGACAACAGAAATATTTCGCAACATGCTCATCGAAAAAGATGTGCCACCAGCCCTTTCGCACGTTGTCTTTGATGAAATACACTATCTCAATGACCCGGAACGTGGTGCCGTCTGGGAAGAGTGTCTGATTCTTTTACCACCGCAAGTACGCCTACTTGGCCTTTCTGCGACTGTTCCCAACATCGATGAAATCGCCCAGTGGCTCAGCCATGTTCATAACCGACCCGTGCCTGTCGTTAAATATCTTCATCGCCATGTACCTTTAGAACATTTCTATTATCAAAAGGACATTGGCCTAGGCACATCGAGCCAGATGATCAGCTTTTGGAATGAGATGCAAGAACCACCGAAAGATTTAGCGGAACAGAAGCTTCGGGAGAAAAAAATGGGGCGCCATGGCCTCATTGGCATGACCAGTCACCGCTACCTTATTGCCTGCCTTGCCTCCATGGAGTTAATTCCGGCTATCTACTTCTTATTCAGTCGAGCGGGCTGTGAACAAGCTGCCAACGATTGGCGAGGTTATACCTTTCTTTCCCTACAAGACCAAGAAAAAGCTGAGACAACGTTGACCCAGATCGAAGAAAAGTTGGGCTCAGCCTTAATCAACAGCACCACTTGGACAACGATGCGCGATCTATTGGTACGAGGCATTGCTTTTCACCATGCAGGCTTACCGCCTATTGTTAAGCAAGCTGTAGAAGAAGCTTTTGGCCGTGCCATCGTTCGTGTACTTTATGCTACAGAAACTTTTGCCGTTGGCATTAACTATCCAGTGAAAACAGTATGTATCGACAGCACCACCAAATTCGACGGTAAAAGCTTCCGCGTCATGACAGGCACAGAATATCACCAAATGGCGGGTCGAGCCGGCCGAAGAGGCATGGACGATCGAGCTTGGTAA
- a CDS encoding MFS transporter, with the protein MDQSKKALEDSAEAGKKEWAGTVKTPAPAETTGSEYAGTEFASEWAGSLKEPFPAGPFSSTAGSDDGSKGSASGESTVATSPSNWVLLALAGVPLIMVLGNSMLIPAFPQIREAMGITPLQVGLLITFFSIPAGLAIPFVGFLSDRMERKKIIVPALLIYGLGGLISGLSPVLFGNSYTVMLAGRIIQGLGAAGTAPLAMALVGDLYQSKARNKALGVLEATNGMGKVISPILGSLLVLFIWWSIFYVYAALAIPVALAVAFLVKESKKEKAAQGKSLSAYFSGVFSLFKKKASTLLVAFFGGMLALFTLFGVLAYLSDALEATYGLQGVQKGLVLALPVLASASTALGTGFLLQKKPNFLKTAILIGLALFSISLVLSALFQTIPAVLALLAVLGLGVGLLLPGLNTIVTSSAPEEERGAMTAFYGGVRFIGVALGPPVFSLLERGGPVMLYAPWAVVGAITLFLAWRYLQPPKSQATGSA; encoded by the coding sequence ATGGACCAGTCAAAAAAGGCCTTAGAAGATAGTGCCGAGGCCGGGAAAAAAGAGTGGGCTGGAACTGTTAAAACACCGGCTCCAGCAGAAACGACAGGCTCGGAATATGCCGGAACGGAATTTGCCAGTGAATGGGCAGGATCTCTCAAAGAACCTTTTCCTGCAGGCCCTTTTAGCTCTACCGCAGGCAGTGATGATGGCAGCAAAGGTAGTGCTTCCGGTGAAAGTACGGTTGCTACATCCCCTTCTAACTGGGTTCTTCTTGCCTTAGCAGGTGTTCCTCTCATTATGGTGCTTGGCAATTCTATGTTAATTCCTGCTTTTCCTCAGATTCGCGAAGCCATGGGGATCACGCCATTACAGGTCGGTCTGTTGATTACTTTTTTCTCCATCCCTGCTGGTTTAGCGATTCCTTTCGTTGGTTTTTTGTCTGACCGTATGGAACGAAAAAAAATTATTGTGCCTGCCTTGCTCATTTACGGCTTGGGCGGACTTATTTCCGGTTTGTCACCAGTGCTTTTTGGAAATTCTTATACTGTTATGTTGGCCGGTAGAATTATACAGGGCTTAGGGGCTGCTGGTACGGCTCCGCTGGCTATGGCACTTGTTGGTGATCTTTATCAAAGTAAAGCTCGTAATAAAGCTCTTGGTGTTTTAGAAGCAACCAATGGCATGGGCAAGGTGATTAGCCCTATCCTAGGTTCTTTGCTTGTACTATTTATCTGGTGGTCCATATTTTACGTTTATGCTGCTTTAGCCATTCCAGTGGCTCTTGCTGTTGCTTTCTTGGTCAAAGAGTCAAAAAAAGAAAAAGCAGCACAGGGTAAAAGCCTGTCCGCTTATTTCTCTGGTGTATTCAGTCTTTTCAAGAAGAAAGCATCTACTTTATTGGTCGCTTTTTTTGGCGGCATGCTCGCTCTTTTTACGCTTTTCGGTGTATTGGCCTATCTTTCTGATGCTCTAGAAGCCACCTATGGTTTACAAGGTGTGCAAAAAGGCCTCGTTCTAGCCCTTCCTGTTCTAGCATCTGCTTCGACAGCTCTCGGTACTGGCTTTTTGTTACAGAAAAAACCCAACTTTTTAAAGACGGCCATATTGATCGGCTTAGCTCTTTTTTCCATATCACTTGTTCTTTCTGCTCTATTTCAGACCATTCCTGCTGTTTTGGCTTTGCTTGCTGTGCTCGGACTCGGTGTGGGACTGTTGCTCCCAGGGTTGAATACGATTGTTACTTCGTCAGCACCGGAAGAAGAGCGCGGTGCTATGACAGCTTTTTATGGTGGTGTACGCTTTATTGGTGTTGCCCTAGGTCCGCCTGTTTTTAGCTTGCTGGAGCGTGGTGGTCCGGTGATGCTCTATGCGCCCTGGGCTGTCGTCGGGGCAATTACTCTTTTTCTTGCTTGGCGCTACCTGCAACCTCCTAAGAGTCAGGCGACAGGCTCAGCTTAA
- a CDS encoding ArsR/SmtB family transcription factor — MEHKKLKAVRSRIKKSKTKKETTEDHCCEEYRVHPEVVTERVSDMLDAKSYQELAQLFKALGDPTRVRILHVLSRGELCVCDLASLLEMSQSAISHQLRQLRHLGLLRYRKEGKMVYYQLDDQHMVKIFEEGLEHIREG; from the coding sequence ATGGAACATAAAAAGCTGAAAGCAGTCCGCAGTAGAATAAAAAAAAGCAAAACCAAGAAAGAAACTACCGAAGATCATTGCTGTGAAGAATACCGAGTTCATCCTGAAGTTGTAACAGAACGAGTGAGCGATATGCTTGATGCAAAAAGCTATCAAGAATTGGCACAACTGTTCAAAGCCCTTGGAGATCCAACACGTGTGCGTATCTTGCACGTTCTTTCTCGTGGAGAACTCTGTGTATGTGACCTTGCCAGCCTTTTAGAAATGAGCCAATCAGCCATATCTCACCAACTTCGTCAGTTGCGGCACTTAGGGCTACTTCGGTATCGTAAAGAAGGCAAAATGGTTTACTATCAACTCGATGATCAACATATGGTTAAGATATTCGAAGAAGGGCTGGAACATATAAGAGAAGGTTAA
- a CDS encoding DUF1858 domain-containing protein: MIEKEMTIAHIVQNYPATIPVFRSFGMHCLGCPSATGESLAQAAQVHGFDVDRLLGALNDALKSD; the protein is encoded by the coding sequence ATGATAGAAAAAGAAATGACCATTGCCCATATTGTCCAAAACTACCCTGCCACCATTCCCGTATTTCGCTCTTTTGGCATGCACTGCCTAGGCTGCCCCTCGGCCACAGGAGAATCGCTAGCCCAAGCAGCACAAGTCCACGGTTTTGACGTCGATAGACTGCTAGGTGCCCTGAACGACGCGCTGAAAAGCGATTAA
- a CDS encoding TIGR03943 family putative permease subunit has product MVFLLRKKVILAIVTIGLLGSLTLLYFTPFSLFIIDAKTEQEELTLLSNKKEENEPIRFDEKNFLDLILEVNKEPEKYLGRPVEISGYLIKEKVQGENKFYVARYVINACLADTVLMGLGLENIIEKETEEGRIGAGVWVHIEGTFARAKAPQQSGELIIIVKKATVEDEPTNPNIYVEAVMPEGAV; this is encoded by the coding sequence ATGGTTTTTTTATTACGAAAAAAAGTGATCTTGGCCATTGTAACCATCGGTCTTCTGGGAAGCTTGACACTACTTTACTTTACCCCCTTTTCTCTTTTCATAATAGATGCAAAGACAGAGCAAGAAGAATTAACTCTTCTAAGCAATAAAAAGGAAGAAAACGAACCAATTCGATTTGATGAAAAAAATTTTCTTGATCTAATCTTAGAAGTCAACAAAGAACCAGAAAAATATCTGGGCAGGCCTGTTGAGATCAGTGGCTACTTAATTAAAGAAAAGGTACAAGGAGAAAACAAGTTTTACGTAGCTCGTTACGTCATCAATGCTTGCCTTGCTGATACAGTTCTCATGGGTCTAGGACTAGAAAATATTATAGAAAAAGAAACAGAAGAAGGAAGAATCGGAGCCGGTGTCTGGGTACACATAGAAGGCACCTTTGCTCGCGCCAAAGCACCTCAACAGTCCGGTGAACTTATTATCATCGTAAAAAAGGCTACCGTAGAAGATGAACCTACGAACCCTAACATCTATGTAGAGGCGGTTATGCCGGAAGGGGCAGTTTAA
- a CDS encoding DnaD domain-containing protein, whose protein sequence is MSLAHWLQRLWEKGVLHLHKLLYHSKEELQLSNETLQALLVIEEKMATAGDKGIPVVGLTRHIADSIAHLKKSNIIEVECEEGRAFISFTPLFARLLQSKGGHSELGKQYLQMYEEIQEEMGRLEDVRNRQVFERNQLHEERKAMLEKEERLHTWEKELRKKEKEIQEEQKELIQEEKKLQEKALHLGEEKLLLEKERNDLNNLRQELKEVKAYLDQQSATRNRSSVVIPLFEQEESQLLQIATFLQQQRGQAANKEEIREIEKLQQRYRWSLEFTLRFLNLAFKQGHRSVIEYRRQAEMVYQRGIETIEKLEEYFNKKSFFDEKISEVWVTLGSSIRINDIFIDMYKKWSQTWGFSHEVILRACQETYKGAQNPNLNYVDAILTRWRQAGVRTVQEGEREIEKFKQQRNRNYQRNKATIATSSPLSGENVVPKNEEEAKAYERFRHL, encoded by the coding sequence ATGTCATTAGCACATTGGTTACAACGCCTTTGGGAAAAAGGCGTGCTGCATCTACATAAACTGCTCTATCACTCCAAAGAAGAATTACAACTGAGCAACGAAACATTACAAGCCTTGCTAGTGATCGAAGAAAAAATGGCCACAGCAGGTGACAAAGGCATTCCTGTCGTCGGCCTCACACGACATATCGCCGACTCCATCGCACACCTCAAAAAAAGCAATATCATTGAAGTAGAATGCGAAGAAGGTCGCGCTTTCATTTCTTTTACACCCCTTTTTGCCAGGTTGCTCCAGAGCAAAGGAGGCCATTCCGAACTAGGCAAACAGTACCTGCAAATGTACGAAGAAATTCAAGAAGAAATGGGCCGCCTCGAAGACGTAAGAAACCGACAAGTCTTCGAACGGAACCAACTTCATGAAGAGCGCAAGGCAATGCTAGAAAAAGAAGAACGCCTCCATACCTGGGAAAAGGAACTACGAAAAAAAGAAAAAGAAATCCAAGAAGAGCAAAAAGAACTGATTCAAGAAGAAAAAAAATTACAAGAAAAAGCGCTTCATCTGGGAGAAGAAAAACTTCTCCTCGAAAAGGAAAGAAACGATCTAAATAATTTACGCCAAGAACTAAAAGAAGTAAAAGCCTACTTAGATCAACAATCAGCAACACGCAACCGCTCTTCTGTCGTTATACCCCTTTTTGAACAAGAAGAAAGCCAACTCTTGCAAATCGCTACATTCTTGCAGCAACAACGGGGACAAGCTGCCAACAAAGAAGAGATTCGAGAAATTGAAAAGCTTCAACAGCGCTACCGCTGGTCTCTCGAATTTACCTTGCGCTTTCTCAACCTAGCTTTCAAGCAAGGTCATCGCAGCGTAATAGAGTACCGTCGCCAGGCTGAAATGGTCTATCAGCGAGGTATCGAGACGATCGAAAAGCTCGAAGAATATTTTAATAAAAAATCATTTTTTGATGAAAAAATATCAGAAGTCTGGGTCACCTTAGGTAGCTCCATCCGGATCAACGATATCTTTATAGACATGTACAAAAAATGGTCACAGACCTGGGGCTTTTCTCACGAAGTAATCCTAAGAGCCTGTCAAGAAACATACAAAGGCGCTCAGAATCCCAACCTCAATTACGTCGACGCCATCTTGACGCGTTGGCGCCAAGCGGGCGTCCGTACAGTCCAAGAAGGGGAACGGGAAATAGAAAAGTTCAAACAACAACGCAATCGTAACTACCAAAGAAACAAAGCCACCATCGCCACCAGCAGCCCCTTATCAGGTGAAAACGTCGTACCCAAAAATGAAGAAGAAGCCAAAGCCTACGAACGCTTTCGCCATCTGTAG
- a CDS encoding class I SAM-dependent methyltransferase, with protein MALYDHLRAYYELVFPTRKEVIDFLEHQFAQDGLLQIIDAACGTGGQALALAERGYNLLALDLHEAMVEAGRNKARAMEIPSAGEVLSSGTVRFEVMDMTRLRLFPTEPWQGLYCIGNSLPHLIEEGQVEKTLQNWRENLTSQHKTLIIQIVNFSKIFNEGGEFPLLTGQKDDVKVTFERRYEEKESNLISFITHLKIEKGEEEKTYRDETTLRPLTKGFLQEHLQRLGYNDLQWYGDVTGKPFHPEESPAIVVVARIKR; from the coding sequence ATGGCGCTTTATGATCACCTACGAGCATACTATGAACTTGTTTTCCCAACACGAAAAGAAGTAATAGACTTTCTCGAACACCAATTTGCCCAGGATGGTCTACTTCAGATCATAGATGCTGCTTGCGGCACCGGCGGACAAGCCCTTGCTTTAGCAGAGAGAGGATACAATCTTCTAGCCCTTGACTTGCACGAAGCAATGGTAGAAGCCGGTCGCAATAAAGCCAGAGCGATGGAAATCCCTTCGGCAGGTGAAGTTCTTTCTAGCGGTACTGTACGTTTTGAAGTGATGGATATGACTCGTCTCAGACTTTTCCCCACAGAACCTTGGCAAGGCCTCTACTGTATCGGTAACTCACTGCCTCATCTGATCGAAGAAGGACAAGTTGAAAAGACCCTGCAGAACTGGCGCGAAAATCTCACCTCACAGCATAAGACCTTGATTATTCAAATTGTTAATTTTTCCAAAATCTTCAACGAAGGTGGAGAGTTCCCCCTTTTAACAGGGCAAAAAGATGATGTAAAAGTCACCTTTGAACGACGTTATGAAGAAAAAGAATCAAATCTCATTTCATTTATCACCCATCTCAAGATAGAAAAGGGAGAAGAGGAAAAGACCTATCGTGATGAAACAACCTTACGACCTTTGACAAAAGGATTTTTACAAGAGCACTTACAGCGCCTTGGTTATAATGACCTTCAATGGTACGGCGATGTAACAGGAAAACCTTTTCATCCAGAAGAAAGCCCAGCCATTGTCGTTGTGGCTCGTATCAAAAGATAA
- a CDS encoding NAD(P)/FAD-dependent oxidoreductase encodes MTEQKPPPGFEDMLAPRGANKQRDLKTFAIVPHHPGGFMTPDQLAKVAEVAKKYAKVVNVTSGQQIMLIGLERNDVEKAWQDLGREPEGLLGPRCRGVRFCPGIAYCKRATSDAIGIGTQLDKKFRGMDVPNKVKMSVAGCYLSCTAPAIRDIGIIGVDADSYRIVIGGSGGHAPRLADLLIEGVNRQQVLEICERTLNYFKEKAQPGERLSEFVPRMGLKQVRQEILGPMKDLPRWPTEEEEKNRVLRGPNPPMTVQSGGQASCPMPPM; translated from the coding sequence ATGACAGAACAAAAACCTCCCCCAGGCTTTGAAGATATGCTGGCCCCCAGAGGCGCTAACAAACAACGGGACCTGAAAACTTTCGCCATCGTGCCCCATCACCCCGGCGGTTTTATGACACCGGATCAACTGGCCAAAGTCGCCGAAGTAGCCAAAAAGTACGCCAAAGTCGTCAACGTCACATCGGGCCAACAAATCATGCTCATCGGCTTAGAAAGAAATGACGTAGAAAAAGCTTGGCAAGATCTCGGTAGAGAACCAGAAGGATTGCTCGGACCACGCTGTCGTGGTGTACGCTTTTGTCCAGGCATCGCCTATTGCAAACGAGCTACCTCCGATGCCATCGGCATCGGTACACAACTCGATAAAAAATTCCGAGGCATGGACGTACCGAACAAAGTAAAAATGAGCGTAGCCGGCTGCTACCTCTCCTGCACTGCCCCAGCCATTCGCGACATAGGCATCATCGGCGTAGATGCCGACAGCTATCGCATCGTCATCGGCGGTAGCGGCGGTCACGCCCCCCGCCTTGCCGACCTTCTCATCGAAGGCGTCAATCGCCAACAAGTCTTAGAAATCTGCGAAAGAACACTGAACTACTTCAAAGAAAAAGCCCAACCCGGTGAACGCCTCTCAGAATTTGTCCCTCGCATGGGACTAAAACAAGTTCGCCAGGAAATTTTAGGACCTATGAAAGACTTACCAAGATGGCCTACAGAAGAAGAAGAAAAAAATAGAGTACTCCGAGGCCCCAACCCACCCATGACAGTACAAAGCGGCGGCCAAGCAAGCTGCCCCATGCCGCCTATGTAA